Proteins found in one Poecilia reticulata strain Guanapo linkage group LG6, Guppy_female_1.0+MT, whole genome shotgun sequence genomic segment:
- the LOC103466368 gene encoding unique cartilage matrix-associated protein-like yields MSWTYATLLALLAVLLALSLSPETAESAAVDSSTRNAKSPAGQLRRIFMKEADASNFFRKRTRRAVKSTDEINGEFGAKCLVREAEAYRCMWIR; encoded by the exons atgtcctggACGTATGCAACCCTCCTGGCTCTCCTTGCAGTGCTGCTTGCACTGAGCT TGTCTCCAGAGACAGCCGAATCTGCAGCTGTGGATAGCAGCACGAGAAATGCAAAAAGTCCAGCAG GTCAGCTGAGGAGGATCTTCATGAAAGAAGCTGATGCCTCCAACTTCTTCAGGAAGCGCACCAGGCGAGCTGTGAAATCCACGGACGAGATCAATGGTGAGTTTGGTGCAAAGTGTCTGGTCAGAGAGGCGGAGGCGTATCGCTGCATGTGGATACGCTAA